A DNA window from Aureibaculum sp. 2308TA14-22 contains the following coding sequences:
- a CDS encoding DUF3108 domain-containing protein translates to MYKKILFFLLFSSFVIQAQKTKPAFKKGELLKYRISYSNWFNAGNATLEIKESSNNGKASFHIVGKGKTTGVTSWFFKVRDDYQTYFYKNNLLPYKFIRKIDEGGYTKDKEIHFHQNSNKATVKDHEKNTEKMYSTHSNVHDMLSTLYYLRSQDISKMKAGDEVTLTMFFDEKNYPFKLRFLGHETIKTKFGKVASAKFRPLVQAGRVFKAKESITVWVSNDDNKIPLRIKADLAVGSLRADLDVYKGLANPFPMIFD, encoded by the coding sequence ATGTATAAAAAGATACTATTTTTTCTTCTTTTTTCTTCTTTTGTTATACAAGCACAAAAGACTAAGCCTGCGTTTAAAAAAGGCGAGCTTTTAAAATACCGAATCAGTTACAGCAATTGGTTTAATGCAGGTAATGCTACGTTGGAAATAAAGGAAAGCTCAAATAATGGTAAGGCTTCTTTTCATATTGTGGGTAAAGGAAAAACCACTGGTGTAACAAGTTGGTTTTTTAAGGTAAGGGATGATTACCAAACCTATTTTTACAAAAACAATTTGCTTCCCTATAAATTTATAAGAAAAATTGATGAGGGCGGTTATACTAAAGATAAAGAAATACATTTTCATCAAAATAGTAATAAGGCAACCGTAAAAGACCATGAAAAGAATACAGAGAAAATGTATAGTACCCATAGTAATGTACATGATATGCTTTCAACCTTGTATTATTTAAGAAGTCAGGACATTTCTAAAATGAAAGCTGGTGACGAAGTTACGTTAACTATGTTTTTTGATGAAAAAAATTATCCTTTCAAGCTGCGTTTTCTAGGGCATGAGACCATTAAAACAAAATTTGGTAAAGTAGCTAGTGCCAAATTCAGACCTTTAGTACAAGCTGGCCGTGTTTTTAAAGCTAAGGAGAGCATTACAGTTTGGGTTAGTAATGATGACAATAAAATTCCACTTCGTATTAAGGCTGATTTAGCTGTGGGTTCGTTGAGAGCCGATTTAGACGTATATAAAGGGCTGGCAAACCCGTTTCCTATGATTTTTGATTAG
- a CDS encoding tryptophan 2,3-dioxygenase family protein yields the protein MDNNIEKRIQLLKEKYNAIDQDLETQLDGLLYSKPITYWDYIQTDALLNLQIQRTGFKDEMVFIMYHQINELIFKMIRWEIDQIAHHNNLTTKFFTDRLMRISRYFDMLTASFDIMGDGMEREQYAKFRDTLTPASGFQSAQYRLIEFGSTELINLIDYRFRAKINRDTPFEHAFEHLYWQAAGKDYKTGEKSFLLDQFEEKYKKEFLDVMKEYNTINLWSKFKSLPKKDQEDIDLVNAMRHLDYTINIQWVMSHYNTAGKYIGSEDEATGGSEWRKYMHPKYQKRIFFPDLWTKEEFENWGITNLENYKILT from the coding sequence ATGGACAATAATATTGAAAAGAGAATACAACTTTTAAAAGAGAAGTACAACGCCATCGATCAAGACCTAGAAACGCAACTGGATGGCTTATTGTACAGCAAGCCCATTACCTACTGGGATTATATCCAGACCGATGCCCTATTGAATTTACAAATACAGCGTACCGGTTTTAAAGACGAAATGGTATTTATTATGTACCACCAGATTAATGAGCTTATTTTTAAAATGATACGTTGGGAAATAGACCAAATTGCTCATCATAATAATTTAACAACTAAATTTTTTACAGACAGGTTAATGCGTATTAGCCGTTATTTTGATATGCTTACCGCCTCTTTTGATATTATGGGAGATGGAATGGAACGTGAGCAGTATGCAAAATTTAGAGACACTTTAACTCCTGCAAGCGGTTTTCAAAGTGCCCAGTACAGGTTAATAGAATTCGGGAGTACTGAACTAATCAACTTGATTGATTATAGATTTAGAGCTAAAATTAACAGAGACACACCCTTTGAGCATGCTTTTGAACATTTATACTGGCAAGCAGCGGGAAAAGATTATAAAACTGGAGAAAAATCATTTTTACTTGACCAATTTGAAGAAAAGTATAAGAAAGAATTTCTTGATGTTATGAAAGAATATAACACTATTAACCTATGGTCTAAGTTTAAATCGTTGCCCAAAAAAGATCAAGAAGATATTGATTTGGTTAATGCTATGCGACATTTAGATTACACTATTAATATACAATGGGTAATGTCGCATTATAACACGGCAGGAAAATATATCGGTTCAGAAGATGAAGCTACTGGAGGTAGTGAATGGCGTAAATACATGCACCCAAAATATCAAAAACGCATCTTTTTCCCAGACTTATGGACTAAGGAAGAGTTTGAAAATTGGGGGATAACCAATTTAGAAAATTACAAAATATTGACTTGA
- the tilS gene encoding tRNA lysidine(34) synthetase TilS — MLAQFSEHIATNFPELKDKSLLIAISGGLDSVVLTELLHKLEYNISLAHCNFQLRDIDSDQDEIFVNALANRLGVSVFTKKFDTKAYAKNEKLSIQVAARELRYDWFYTLIKEYSLDYILTAHHADDNLETFLINLSRGTGLDGLTGIPEQNENIIRPLLPFSRKQIMQYVQEHNLDWCEDASNAETKYLRNKLRHEVVPALKNTNPQFLESFSKTIQHLKETQQLVEETIGSARQKVIHFNEDGIIKLDIKKLQKLKHTKAYLYELLKDYDFTAWNDIYDLLEAQSGKFVLSNTHRVLKDRDVLIVSSIESESKNEIYTIDNFQNSIHTESFELEISKANQYYPIIHSNFAFVDADKIKFPLTIRKWQQGDYFYPFGMQGKKKLSKYFKDEKHSLLDKENTWVLISEDKTVWVINSRLDNRFRVTDNTKSILKFEYKPC; from the coding sequence TTGCTTGCACAATTTTCTGAACATATCGCCACAAATTTTCCTGAGTTAAAGGATAAAAGTCTGCTCATTGCCATTTCTGGTGGATTGGACAGTGTAGTGCTAACTGAACTTTTGCACAAATTAGAATATAATATCTCTTTAGCTCATTGTAATTTTCAACTACGTGATATAGATTCAGATCAAGATGAGATTTTTGTCAACGCCTTAGCAAACAGATTGGGTGTTTCGGTTTTTACAAAAAAATTCGATACAAAGGCCTATGCCAAAAATGAAAAGCTATCCATTCAGGTGGCGGCTAGAGAATTAAGATATGACTGGTTCTACACACTCATAAAGGAATACAGCTTAGATTATATTTTAACTGCCCACCATGCCGATGATAATCTAGAAACTTTTTTAATTAATTTAAGCAGAGGTACAGGTTTAGATGGATTAACGGGTATCCCTGAACAAAACGAAAATATAATCAGGCCTTTATTGCCTTTTAGCAGAAAGCAAATTATGCAATATGTCCAAGAGCATAATTTAGATTGGTGTGAAGATGCTTCTAATGCAGAAACTAAATATCTCAGAAATAAGTTGAGACATGAGGTAGTTCCGGCTTTAAAAAATACTAATCCACAGTTTTTAGAATCTTTTTCTAAAACAATTCAGCACTTAAAAGAAACACAGCAACTTGTTGAAGAGACGATAGGAAGTGCTAGGCAAAAAGTGATCCATTTTAATGAAGATGGGATTATTAAATTGGATATAAAAAAACTTCAAAAATTAAAACACACAAAAGCATACCTTTATGAACTGCTTAAGGATTATGATTTCACCGCTTGGAACGATATTTATGATTTATTAGAAGCACAATCAGGTAAATTTGTACTGAGCAATACGCATCGTGTATTAAAGGATAGAGATGTTTTAATTGTATCGTCAATTGAATCCGAATCAAAAAATGAAATCTATACTATAGACAATTTTCAAAATAGTATCCACACAGAATCATTTGAATTAGAAATTTCGAAAGCAAATCAATACTATCCTATAATACATTCAAATTTTGCTTTTGTAGATGCGGACAAGATTAAATTCCCACTAACTATCAGAAAATGGCAACAAGGTGATTATTTTTACCCATTCGGAATGCAAGGCAAGAAGAAATTAAGCAAGTATTTTAAAGACGAAAAACACTCATTACTGGACAAAGAAAATACTTGGGTATTAATTTCGGAGGATAAAACTGTATGGGTAATTAATAGCAGACTAGATAATAGATTTAGAGTGACGGATAACACAAAATCAATCTTAAAATTTGAATATAAACCTTGTTAA